A region of the Bacteroidales bacterium genome:
TACAAAAGCGATTATAATTAATAGTCCCAATAATCCTTCCGGTGCTGTTTATCCTGAATCTTTTATTGCTGAAATAGTTAGATTCTGTGAGGAAAAAAGTATTTATCTTATTATGGATGATATCTACCAAAAGCTTGTATACAATGGTATTAAGGTTGCAAATCCTTTTGATTTTGTTACTAATTTTTCTGATAATTCTAAACTAATTATCATAAATGGCGTTTCAAAAGCTTATGCTATGACAGGTTTTAGAATAGGTTGGGCAATAGCAAATAAATCACTAATTGCCGTAATGTCTAATATCCAAGGACACCAAACTTCAGGACCTTCTATTTTATTACAAAAAGCAGCAATTGGAGCTTTAACAGGAGTACAATCAAGTACCAATGCATTACAAACCACTTTGGAAAATAACAGAAAAATCTTGATTCAACGTTTAAATGCTTTTAACGGAATTCATTTATTGCCACCCGATGGTACTTTTTACACATTTGCCGATTTTAGTGCTTATGAAAAAGACTCTACCAAACTCTCCAAATTTCTTCTTGATAAAGTGAGAGTTCTCACCATGCCAGGGAAAGAATTTGGAATGGATGGATTTTTAAGAATATCCTTCTGTGGATCAATAAAAGATATAAACGAAGGAATTGATCGTATAAAATGGGCTCTCGACCCCGATTCTCCAAACGAATTATATATTGGCGAAAGAAAATTAGTCAGAGACTGGAGTTAATTATTAATCAGAAAACCCATCAAAAATGAAATATTTGGAATTTGATACCCCGGCTTCAAAACATGCCGGAGAATATAAAGCAGATTACGGCTTAGAAAATCACGGTTTAGTTTACCTCGATAAAGTTTTTTGGAATCTACCAACAGAAGCCTTAGTAGAAGAGGCTGTTTTTCGTGGTGAGGGACATATTGTAAAAGGTGGAGCTTTCCATCTGTATACCGGAAAATGGACTGCCAGAGCAGCAAATGATAAGTACTTTGTAAAAGAAGAAAGTACAGAAGATAAAATAGATTGGGGTGAATATAACCGTCCTATGACTACCGAAAAATTCAATGGCCTTTTTGCCAGATTACAAGCTTATTGGCAGGGTGAAGAAATTTTTGTTCAAGATTTATATGCCGGAGCTCATCCGGAATATCGTTTACCCGTCAGAGTTATCTCCGATAGGGCATGGTGTTCTCATTTTGCTCGAAATATGCTCCTTGCAGAAAAAGATTTAGCTAAACTGCAACAATTCATTCCCGATTTTACAGTTATGGTTGCGCCTAAATTTAAAGTCGATCCTAGAATTGACGGAACATTAAGCGAAACAGCTATTGTTATTAATTTTGAACAAAGAATAGCCATAATTGCAAACAGCGAATATGCCGGTGAGATAAAGAAAACTGTATTTACCATTATGAATTATTTAAAGCCATTACAAGATGTTATGGCAATGCACTGCTCTGCTAATGTTGGAGAAAAAAATGACGTGGCTTTATTTTTCGGACTGAGTGGAACGGGAAAAACTACTTTATCTGCCGATCCTAAGCGTAATCTTATTGGAGACGATGAACATGGGTGGAGTGATGATGCAGTATTTAATTTTGAAGCCGGATGTTATGCAAAAGCAATTCGTCTTAATGCAAAAGCTGAACCTGAAATTCATGCTTGTACCTATAAGTTTGGGACTATACTGGAGAATGTTATTTACGATCCTGCTTCTCGCGAAATAGACCTTGATGACGAAAGAATAACAGAAAATACTCGTCTCTCCTATCCATTGGAATCTATTCCTAATTCCGTTCCGGATAAAATGGTTTATTCTCAACCCAAAAATGTTGTATTCCTAACAGCAGATGCTCAAGGTGTTTTACCTCCTATTGCTCGCTTAGATATGAATCAGGCTATTTATCATTTTATTAGCGGATACACTTCTAAAATTGCAGGAACAGAATTAGGTTTGGGGATAGAGCCCGAGATTACATTTTCAGCTTGCTTTGGAGCTCCTTTTATGGTACATCACCCCTATTTTTACGCTAATCTCCTTCGTCAAAAAGCAGAAAAAGCCGGAGCCAAAATATGGCTCGTAAATACAGGTTGGGTTGGAGGAAAATTTGGTGTTGGAAAACGTATTTCTATCCGACATACCAGAAATATGCTAAATGCAGCTCTCGAAGGTAAATTAGATAATGTAGAATACAGAAAAGATAAACTTTTTGGTTTTGATATACCTCTATCTTGTCCTAATGTACCCGAAGATGTTTTTGAACCATCAAATGCTTGGGGAGACAAAAAAGAATATTGGAAAAAATATGACGCATTAGCGTCAAGGTATATTGAAAATTTCAAACTCTTTGCCGAATATACTCCTTATGAAGTTCAACAAGCCGGACCTCGAAGATTACGTGATGTTGGAGAAGAATAAAAGTTTTCAATAAACGAGTTTACAAAAGGCTGTTCATAAA
Encoded here:
- a CDS encoding pyridoxal phosphate-dependent aminotransferase — translated: MSISIIGRSINESATLKLNETFAILKAKGEPVIHLGGGEPKSRSPLDAITALTAHINSGEVRYAPADGSIDMKKAVIRHTIENYNRPVSPKNIIVSSGAKQSLMVALQAILNPQDEVIFPAPYWVSYPEMVKLCGAIPVPVVPEDGTFTPTMDDIKQNVTSYTKAIIINSPNNPSGAVYPESFIAEIVRFCEEKSIYLIMDDIYQKLVYNGIKVANPFDFVTNFSDNSKLIIINGVSKAYAMTGFRIGWAIANKSLIAVMSNIQGHQTSGPSILLQKAAIGALTGVQSSTNALQTTLENNRKILIQRLNAFNGIHLLPPDGTFYTFADFSAYEKDSTKLSKFLLDKVRVLTMPGKEFGMDGFLRISFCGSIKDINEGIDRIKWALDPDSPNELYIGERKLVRDWS
- the pckA gene encoding phosphoenolpyruvate carboxykinase (ATP), producing the protein MKYLEFDTPASKHAGEYKADYGLENHGLVYLDKVFWNLPTEALVEEAVFRGEGHIVKGGAFHLYTGKWTARAANDKYFVKEESTEDKIDWGEYNRPMTTEKFNGLFARLQAYWQGEEIFVQDLYAGAHPEYRLPVRVISDRAWCSHFARNMLLAEKDLAKLQQFIPDFTVMVAPKFKVDPRIDGTLSETAIVINFEQRIAIIANSEYAGEIKKTVFTIMNYLKPLQDVMAMHCSANVGEKNDVALFFGLSGTGKTTLSADPKRNLIGDDEHGWSDDAVFNFEAGCYAKAIRLNAKAEPEIHACTYKFGTILENVIYDPASREIDLDDERITENTRLSYPLESIPNSVPDKMVYSQPKNVVFLTADAQGVLPPIARLDMNQAIYHFISGYTSKIAGTELGLGIEPEITFSACFGAPFMVHHPYFYANLLRQKAEKAGAKIWLVNTGWVGGKFGVGKRISIRHTRNMLNAALEGKLDNVEYRKDKLFGFDIPLSCPNVPEDVFEPSNAWGDKKEYWKKYDALASRYIENFKLFAEYTPYEVQQAGPRRLRDVGEE